Proteins found in one Elephas maximus indicus isolate mEleMax1 chromosome 11, mEleMax1 primary haplotype, whole genome shotgun sequence genomic segment:
- the LOC126086223 gene encoding zinc finger protein 350-like: MEKLHVCSKCGKGFIKKPWLSRHQIIHPGEKLHKCSICGKAFSKKYKLTVHQKIHTGEKPYECMERGKAFCSESLLNNHQKTHTGEKPHICSACGKGFIHKGDLIVHRRTHTGEKHCVCGECGKAFNKKEHLIIHQQTHTGEKPYIRSECGRDFNQKGSLNRHRKIHTGEKHFQCSECWKTFARKSKLIVHQRSHTGETLSGCNAVNLIPVFSIW, from the coding sequence atggAGAAACTGCATGTATGCAGTAAATGTGGGAAAGGCTTCATCAAGAAGCCTTGGCTAAGTCGTCATCAGATCATTCACCCAGGAGAGAAACTCCACAAATGCAGTatatgtgggaaagccttctcaAAAAAGTACAAGCTTACTGTGCATCAGAAAATTCATACAggagaaaaaccttatgaatgcatGGAACGTGGCAAGGCCTTTTGCTCTGAATCACTGCTGAATAATCATCAGAAAACGCATACAGGAGAAAAACCCCATATATGCAGTGCATGTGGGAAAGGCTTCATCCATAAAGGAGATCTCATTGTTCATCGACGAACTCATACGGGAGAGAAACACTGTGTATGCGGTGAATGTGGTAAAGCCTTTAACAAGAAGGAACATCTCATTATTCATCAGCaaactcatactggagagaaaccctacatACGCAGTGAATGTGGAAGAGACTTCAACCAGAAGGGAAGTCTCAATAGACATCGGAAAATTCATACAGGAGAGAAACACTTTCAATGCAGTGAATGTTGGAAAACCTTTGCAAGGAAATCAAAGCTCATTGTACATCAAAGATCTCATACAGGAGAGACACTATCTGGTTGCA